In Phycisphaerae bacterium, one DNA window encodes the following:
- a CDS encoding ferredoxin family protein, translating into MPHYIAEPCINTKDTACVAVCPVDCIHPTKEEADFATAPQLYIDPETCIDCGLCVDECPVKAIFPEEELPAEWQKYAQINTAYFKDR; encoded by the coding sequence ATGCCTCACTACATCGCCGAACCCTGCATCAACACCAAGGACACCGCGTGCGTGGCGGTCTGCCCGGTGGACTGCATTCACCCTACCAAGGAAGAGGCCGATTTCGCCACCGCACCCCAACTTTACATCGATCCGGAAACGTGCATCGACTGCGGCCTGTGTGTGGACGAGTGCCCGGTCAAGGCCATCTTTCCGGAAGAGGAACTCCCCGCTGAGTGGCAGAAGTACGCCCAGATCAACACGGCGTATTTCAAGGACAGGTAA